GTCTGGCCACATCAAGAGTTATCTGGCCACATGAAGAGTTATCTGGCCACATGAAGAGCAGCCTGGCCACATCAAGAGTTGTCTGGCCACATGAAGAGCAGCCTGGCCACATCAAGAGTTGTCTGGTCACACCAAGAGTTGTCTGGCCACACCTAGAGTTGTCTGGCCACACCAAGAGTTGTCTGGCCACACCAAGAGTTGTCTGGCCACATCAAGAGTTGTCTGGTCACACCAAGAGTTATCTAGCCACATCAAGAGTTATCTAGCCACATCAAGAGTTGCCTGTTGCTGCCTGCGTCCAAGTAGCGGAACAATAGGACATTATTTGCATCATTTGTCGAGGTCTCTACAGCAACAACAAAAGACTGTGGCTGCAACAGGTGATATGAGGCACTTCCGTTTTCATAGCAACGGGGGCGGGGACGTGCAACACCCCAGTGTGTTGCAACTGTTACTCTCTCTTTACTGCAACAGAGATAATCAACATCAAAGTAGGCTACCATAATTCCTGTTATGACACTGTTTATAACCTACTCATCAACAGTTCATgctctgcttctgctgctgctgctgctgttgttgttgctactgttgctgctgttgttgttgctactgttgatttgctgttgctgctgatatTGGGACCTTCTGgttgtgctgctgctgttgatctgttgttggtgctgttggtgctgctatcATAGCAGCAACAGTGACTATCACAGCAGCAACAGTGACTATCATAGCAGCAACAGACGCTAATAATAGCAGCAAACAGAGGCTATCATAGCAGCAACAGTGACTGTCATAGCAGCAACAGTGGCTATCATAGCAGCAACAGAGGCTATGATAGCAGCAACAGACGCAATCATAGCAACAGAGGCTATGATAGCAGCAACAGACGCTATCATAGCAGCAACAGAAGCTATCATAGCAGCAACAGAGGCTATCATAGCAGCAACAGACGCTATCATAGCAGCAACAGGAGCTATCATAGCAGCAACAGTGACTATCATAGCAGCAACAGTGACTATCATAGCAGCAACAGTGACTATCATAGCAGCAACAGACGCTAATAATAGTAGCAAACAGAGGCTATCATAGCAGCAACAGTGACTGTCATAGCAGCAACAGTGGCTATCATAGAAGCAACAGAGGCTATGATAGCAGCAACAGACGCAATCATAGCAACAGAGGCTATGATAGCAGCAACAGACGCTATCATAGCAGCAACAGAAGCTATAATAGCAGCAACAGAGGCTATCATAGCAGCAACAGACGCTATCATAGCAGCAACAGACGCTATCATAGCAGCAACAGAAGCTATCATAGCAGCAACAGAGGCTATCATAGCAGCAACAGACGCTATCATAGCAGCAGCAGAAGCTATAATAGCAGCAACAGAGGCTATCATAGCAGCAACAGACGCTATCATAGCAGCAACAGACGCTATCATAGCAGCAACAGAAGCTATCATAGCAGCAACAGAGGCTATCATAGCAGCAACAGACGCTATCATAGCAGCAGCAGAAGCTATCATAGCAGCAACAGAGGCTATCATAGCAGCAACAGAGGCTATCATAGCAGCAACAGACGCTATCATAGCAGCAACAGACGCTATCATAGCAGCAACAGAGGCTATCATAGCAGCAACAGAGGCTATCATAGCAGCAACAGAGGCTATCATAGCAGCAACAGAGGATATCATAGCAGCAGCACACGGTGTCATAGCAGCAACAGTGACTATCATAGCAGCAACAGACGCTGTCATAGCAGCAACAGAAGCTACCATAGCAACAACAGACGCTATCATAGCAACAACAGAGGCTATCATAGCAGCAACAGACGCTACCATAGCAGCTACAGTGACTATCATAGCAGCAACAGACGCTAATAATAGCAGCAAACAGAGGCTATCATAGCAGCAACAGTGACTGTCATAGCAGCAACAGTGGCTATCGTAGCAGCAACAGAGGCTATCATAGCAGCAACAGACGCAATCATAGCAACAGAGGCTATGATAGCAGCAACAGACGCAATCATAGCAACAGAGGCTATGATAGCAGCAACAGACGCTATCATAGCAGCAACAGAGGCTATTATAGCAGCAACAGACGCTATCATAGCAGCAACAGAGGCTATTATAGCAGCAACAGACGCAATCAGAGCAACAGAGGCTATGATAGCAGCAACAGACGCTATCATAGCAGCAACAGACGCTATCATAGCAGCAACAGAGGCTATCATAGCAGCAACAGAGGCTATCATAGCAGCAACAGAGGCTATCATAGCAGCAACAGACGCTATCATAGCAGCAACAGACGCTATCATAGCAGCAACAGAGACTATCATAGCAGCAACAGAGGCTATCATAGCAGCAACAGAGGCTATCATAGCAGCAACAGAGGCTATCATAGCAGCAACAGACGCTATCATAGCAGCAACAGAGGCTATCATAGCAGCAACAGAGGCTATCATAGCAGCAACAGAGGTTATCATAGCAGCAACAGAGGCTATCATAGCAGCAACAGACGCTATCATAGCAGCAACAGACGCTATCATAGCAGCAACAGACGCTATCACAGCAGCAACAGACGCTATCACAGCAGCAACAGAGGCTATCATAGCAGAACCGACGCTATCATAGCAGCAACAGACGCTATCATAGCAGCAGCAGCGGCTATCATAGCAGCAACAGAGGCTATCATAGCAGCAACAGAGGCTATCATAGCAGCAACAGAGGCTATCATAGCAGCAACAGACGCTATCATAGCAGCAACAGAGGCTAACATAGCAGCAACAGAGGCTAACATAGCAGCAGGAGACGCTATCATAGCAGCAACAGACGCTATCATAGCAGCAACAGACGCTATCATAGCAGCAACAGAGGCTATCATAGCAGCAACAGACGCTATCATAGCAGCAACAGAGGCTATCATAGCAGCAACAGAGGCTATCATAGCAGCAACAGACGCTATCATAGCAGCAACAGCGGCGCCCAATGTGGCATGTTCCCAGTATTGGAATTCCATTGTCAGTGTTTCAATAACCTGAGTTATATAACAATGACTCAATCACAGCGCCTCCCagacccttccctcccccttcccagtctctctctctctcacacccctccctccctccctcccccttcccagtctctctctctcacacccctccctcccccttccccttcccagtCTGTCTCTCACccactctcgctcgctctcttccccccccctccctcctcttcctcaatCCCACCATAGGGGGGATGTGTCTGGAGTTGTCTTTGAAGCGTTCAATGGAAGTGCCTTTTTGGGTTAATTGAGTTTTTCTATTTTTCTATTCTTTGTGCACTGCCTTACAATGCACAAAGCAACAGACGCTATCATAGGTATCATAGCAACAGACGCTATCATAGGTATCATAGCAACAGACGCTATCAGACCCTCCCTGTGCTGTGCCGTCTTGCAATGCTCTTCTCTGCACCGTCTTGTACTGCTCTTTGCTGTGTAGCGTTGTCTTGCAATGCACTTCACTGTGCGACGTCGCCTGGCAATGCACTTCGCTGTGTAGCATTGTCTTATAATACTGTTTGCCGAAATGTGTCTTGCattggtctttgttgtaccgcagTGTTGTGCAGTTCTGTTTGTTCTGCTGTGTTGATTTTCAAGGAAATCAGCTGTATTGTGTCATCTGGAAATGTTGCTTGGTTTTATTTTCTTGTAATGATGTGTGCTGAGTTGCACTGTCTTGCAATGCTGATTTCTATGTTGCAACTCTCTCTTCCAGTTATGTTTGCTGTATTGCACACTTGCAATTATATATGCTGTGTTTTATTGCtgacccaaccacacacccacacacacacgcccgcacgcacacacacacacacacacacacacacacacacacaaacacacacgcacgcacccacacacacacacacacacacacacacacacacacacacacacacacacacacacacacacacacacacacacacacacagatattaatgagccacagaggtattagaaagaacttttttagtgtcagagtgattgacaaatggaatgcattaggcagtgatgtggtggaggctgactccatacacagttacaaatgtagatatgataagagcccagtaggctcaggaatctgtacaccagttgattgacagttgagaggcgggaccaaagagccagagcgctccaaacacacacacacaaaaaccagCCGATGAAggagagagacatacagagactCCGAACCCACACGACCTGAAAACTGCCCAATAGGTTTGTGTGCAACCTTCTCTGTTGGTCCACCTCCTCATCGTCGTCTCCTCTGCCCacccacttgggctgaacggtaaagcgacggtctcgcttcatgcaggtcggcgttcaatcccctaccgtCCAGGTGGTACTTCCCCCTCTATTTGTCCTCTCAACCCCTTCACCCTACTTCACGTCGCCTATCCTTCAGTCACGGTTACATTACCCTCTGTCTCGTTTTCTATCCTGAgcccctctccgtctctctccccctctctctctctctctctctctctctctctctctctctctctctctctctctctctctctctctctctctctctctctctctatcacactGCTTACGCCTATCGCTTTCCTCTAATCTTATCTCTTATCCATCCTACTATTATCTCCAACACCTGTAGACCACTGAACTCTGTGTTCTTCTTTATCATCCTCTCCTCAAACATTTCTCTTCATTCTTCCCTTTTCTAACTTTTCTCTTATGTCACTTCTAAACCGTCTTTTCTCATCCTTCTaaccaccaaaccaccacttaTTTCTCTCTGTAAACGCGTGTTCTTCAATGACTCTCACTCACCATCTCTCCTATGTGCTCATCTTTTCCCACAACTCCCCACATTTCATTTTTCAAATTCCTTTCCCAACCAACTTCTAAGACCACTCCGTCCAAACtccacccacactcacacccactcACCCGCACATCCACCcgctcacccacacacccatTGACCTCTTTACCTACAAATGTTTGCATaatttcttttttttctctctctctatcttgtaTCGTATCAACCTCTCCCGTTGTCATTCAGTTTACCAATCTTAGCTTTATCTTCTGTCATCTCTCCCCTACTTTTATCTTCTATTCTTCCCTTCTCTATTTCCCTCTCATCAATTCACCCACCTACCATTCCATTAACTTGCCTGCCGAACAATCAGCTTGCCCACTCATACACTCATTCGAACCAGCAGTAATTCGACTCCTGCagtccccctgccccccccctctctctctctctctttaatgaCTATGATTCACTGGAGATAACGAGCGAGTCTTGGTAACGAAGAAGCGCCTCAGACGTGACTTCGATAACAATAAACCAGAGTAGCGCTGATCTCGCAGTTCACATCGTTAAAGGAATCTTAGCGAATACAACTTTATCAACATTAAATCACACAATTATCTGCAGAGATCAGTTTAAATGTATCGAACAAGAAGTGAccgttgctactttgtcattttcgtTTAAGTTATATGTTAAAAGTTGTATGTAAATACTGATTAAAAGAGAGACGGCGTGTTTTGTGCAAGGGGAGCcggacggccgagcggacagcacgctggactagtgatcctgtggtcctgggttcgatcccaggcgccgggccaagaaccaatgggcagagtttctttcaccctatgccccctgttacctagcagtaaataggtacctggatgggtgttagtcagctatcacgggctgcttcctgggggaggaggcctggtcgaggaccgggccgcggggacactaaaaccccgaaatcatctaaagataacctcaagatagggttcTACGGAAAATTctcatagatatatataaatatgaatatAGAGAGCAGCACTGTGCTGTGTCATTGGAGCCGTTAAAGACCCATAGAGAGAACAATTCAGAGGGAAACAATTAAGCTTATTAAAGGAGAGAGGTTAGAGGAAGGGAACCAGTCGTGTGTAATTATGGCTTTTCGCGGATTCCTCCCAGATACCTGGGTCTGCCTGGCGGATTCCTGGCGGATTCCCGGAGGATTGCTGGTGGATTCCCGACGAATTAATTATGTATTTCAGTCTCATACAGAATTGCTAGCGGATTTTATATTCTAGCTGACGGATTCATGAAGACATTATTGATGGATTCAAGTTGTCCATGTTGGTAGTGGAATTTTTTAGTGGATTATTAAATTTTTGTGGCGTTTTATAAGACGAGTTATAGGGGCATCTAGTGGATTTTGTCGACTCAATAGTCCATTATATTTGATTCTTGAAGAATTAATAAATTCTTGAATATTACGATTTGCTTCTTCGGAATTATTGGTGGATTCCTGTATTTCCAACCTCCGTGAACTCCGTCTGTGGTTCCCAggcaggggggaagggaggggggaagggagggggaggggtccaACACCTTCTGATGATtctcaaaagggatttttttccgaACGCCTTTTGTCATTTCATaaaaactggggggggggggcactggtgCACATAAAGTCTACGGAAACCCATCTTCACGTTTCACTATATAAATGCGATACCAGCCCTGAATGTTGTCGAGGAAATCATTCTCAAAATGTTGTACAAAAGTAGTTATAAACGATGTGAGTGATTCTCGGGATATTATTTTTTTGTATAGCTCCAGATGACACTACTCTTATTCCCACACTCCTCTTTATTgacaccccctctcacccccacactcctACATACTgacaccccctctcacccccacactcctACATACTgacaccccctctcacccccacactcctACATACTGACACTCTCACCCCCACATACTgacaccccctctcacccccacactcctACATACTGACACCCCCTCTCACCTCCACACTCCTACATACTGACACCCCCACACTCCTACATACTGACAcaccctctcacccccacactcctACATACTgacaccccctctcacccccacactcctACATACTGACACACCCTCTCACCCCACCCTCTCCGCATGGATGCTCCCCCCCCACCTATTCTACTCTCCCCATTAACATTTTCTACCCCATTTTTCACTCAAGCCATCACCATTGGTGTCCCAGCCCTTACAAGCACCCTTAGTCTGTTAAAATAATTAGAACTCTGTAATTTGTTTTCGTAAATATGTTATTAGTTCCCCATGGAATTTGCTGTGTAAGCTTTGAAATTATATACAGAAAACGTGATGAAGGATTAATGGGAAAAGCATTCATTTTTTGTAAGTCAATTGAGGTAACTATGAGGAGAACGCTCTAAGCCGACAGGCCTATATAGGACTGGGAAGATGGTGGGCAATAATGGTTTCAATATAACTGGACcacgggggatcgaacgccgtccTGCAGCTAGCGACGCCGTCGCTATTCCGACCAGTCCATATGGCTGGTTCAATCAAGTAAGGAGTACTAGAGTAAGAATCACCGCTCAAGTGTCGTTTAAAAATTTAGGTATGGCTTCCCTAAGTTCCCGAGACTTAGAACTTAGCTCGTCCATCTTGCTTGCTCAACTCGCCCAAGTTTGTTAAAAAATTGGGCCTCGTATTTCAGCCGCTGACTTATCCAAGTTTAGCCtggctcgccccccccccccttaactctctctcttttcttaaaTAGTTTCATGATAGTTAAATCCTTTCGCCTGACCTACTCCCCTGCCAGACCTTACCTGACCTGCTCCTCCCCTGCCAGACCTTACCTGACCTGCACCTCCCCTGACCTGCTCCTCCCCTGCCAGACCTTACCTGACCTGCTCCTCCCCTGCCAGACCTTACCTGACCTGCACCTCCCCTGACCTGCTCCTCCCCTGCCAGACCTTACCTGCCAGATGTCCCCTGACCTGCTCCACCCCTGCCAGACCTTACCTGACCTGCTCCTCCCCTGCCAGACCTCACCTGACCTGCTCCTCCCCTGCCAGACCTCATCTGACCTGCTCCTCCCCTGTCAGACCTTACCTGACCTGCTCCTCCCCTGCCAGACCTCACCTGACCTGCTCCTCCCCTGCCAGACCTTACCTGACCTGCTCCTCCCCTGCCAGACCTCACCTGACCTGCACCTCCCCTGCCAGACCTCACCTTACCTGCTCCTTCCCTGCCAGACCTCCCCTGACCTGCTCCTCCCCTGCCAGACCTTACCTGACCTGCACCTCCCCTGCCAGACCTTACCTGCCAGACGTCCCCTGACCTGCTCCACCCCTGCCAGACCTTACCTGACCTGCTCCTCCCCTGCCAGACCTCACCTGACCTGCTCCTCCCCTGCCAGACCTCACCTGACCTGCTCCTCCCCTGTCAGACCTTACCTGACCTGCTCCTCCCCTGCCAGACCTCACCTGACCTGCTCCTCCCCTGCCAGACCTTACCTGACCTGCTCCTCCCCTGCCAGACCTCACCTGACCTGCACCTCCCCTGCCAGACCTCACTTGACCTGCTCCTCCCCTGCCAGACCTTACCTGACCTGCTCCTCCCCTGCCAGACCTTACCTGACCTGCTCCTCCCCTGCCAGACCCCTGACCTGCACCTCCCCTGCCAGACCTCACCTGACCTGCTCCTCCCCTGCCAGACCTTACCTGACCTGCACCTCTCCTGCCAGACCTCACCTGTCCTGCTCCTCCCCTGCCAGACCTCCCCtgacctgctcccccccccctgccagaccTCCCCTGTCCTGCTCCTCCCCTGCCAGACCTCCCCTGACCTGCACCTCCCCTGCCAGACCTTATCTGTCCTGCACCTCCCCTGCCAGACCTTACCTGACCTGCACCTCACCTGCCAGACCTTACCTGACCTGCACCTCCCCTGCCAGACCTCAGCTAACCTGCTCCTCCCCTGCCAGACCTGCCCCAACTTCCCCTGCTCCTTCTACTCCACAGCCCAGGGCTCTGCTCCCTGGCAGGCCAGACATTCCTGCTCCCAACTCCAAGCATCCTTTTGTCCTCTCATCCTCACATTCTGGTCCCAGCTTGCCTGCCCCTCCctttctctcactccccctccctttctctcacttcccctctcccctcactgcctctccctttctctcacttcccctctcccctcactgcccctccctttctctcacttctcctctcccctcactgcccctccctttctctcacttcccctctcccctcactgcctctccctttctctcacttctcctctcccctcactgcccctcctctctctctcctcactccctctctctcctcactccctctctctcctacccACCTTTAGCCTTAACAAAGCTTCCAGGGAGAAGGCTAGCCACCTCTTAACTCTCAGAGAGACATtaactctccctcctcctcctcctccctcctctcacccacacatcctCCTCCTTCATCCACCACCGCGTCTACAGCATCCACCACAGTTTTCTCCCATCATCCAGCATCCACCACTCGCCAGTGTTCAATATTACCCGACATCGCATATCTGCCTGTCTCCAGTCTCGACATTATCCTCTCATCCATCAGCATCCTCCAACATTCAGTAGCACTCATCCACCAGCATCCTCCAACATCCAGTAGCAGTCATCCACCAGCATCCTCCAACATCCAGTAGCAGTCATCCACCAGCATCCTCCAACATCCAGTAGTACTCATCCACCAGCATCCTCCAACATCCAGTAGCACTCATCCACCAGCATCCTCCAACATTCAGTAGCACTCATCCACCAGCATCCTCCAACATTCAGTAGCACTCATCCACCAGCATCCTCTAACATCCAGTAGCAGTCATCCACCAGCATCCTCCAACATCCAGTAGCAGTCATCCACCAGCATCCTCCAACATCCAGTAGCAGTCATCCACCAGCATCCTCTAACATCCAGTAGTACTCATCCACCAGCATCCTCCAACATCCAGTAGCAGTCATCCACCAGCATCCTCCAACATCCAGTAGCAGTCATCCACCAGCATCCAACCGCAGCCGTCTTAATTTTTCCTTGTTAAGTCTCCCACAGCGCGAGGAGCAGGTAACCtcgcactatactcacctaattgtgcttgcgggggttgagctctggctctctggtcccgcctctcaactgtcaatcaacaggtgtacaggttcctgaccctgtacacctgttgattgacagttgattgaTGTATTAAAACAACGCACAACGTTGCGGTTACGTCGCTTGTTTGCTGAGAATCGCTTCTCTTAACTACCCATTAGAGGCCTGGAGAATATCGCGGTTAAGTGCCGTCTGGAGTGACCCTCAAGTGGATTACTTCGGATCTTTCCTATAAAGAGGTACTTGGCCCTGAAAGTTCAAGTTCATATGTTAAGATATACGTGACCACTGATGCTCAAACGGCAGTCAAAATGGCAGTCAAAAGTTCCCGGAGAGCCTCGCGTCTGCCAACTTTGGCCACTTGCCGGTTAAgaaaggggggagatggggggaggggggggggtggagaggacacacacacacagggggacagGTAGACCGTGAACATCATGAGATAGAGGGGAGAATACCCCGTGTGGTGGAGTTAGcgttggtggtggttgactggGGAATCGTAGGTCGCTAAAGCGTAATAATactttcaataataataattataatgggtGTAATAATACTATGTGCTGGCGAACACCCACCGCTGGGGTTCGAATAATTAGTTAATTATTTACGTATTTTATTGTTTTTTCTCTCTACTTTTCAAACTTAGATTTTGTTTCATTTCCAGTGATGACTTTACTTATTTACATTGACGATTTATTTACTTGAGTTCGTCTGGAACTGGCCACAACAGAGGTCTGGAACTGGCCACAACAGAGGTCTGGAACTGGCCACAACAGAGGTCTGGAACTGGCCACAACAGAGGTCTGGAACTGGCCACAACAGAGGTCTGGAACTGGCCACAACAGAGGTCTGGAACTGGCCACAACAGAGGTCTGGAACTGGCCACAACAGAGGTCTGGAACTGGCCACAACATAGGTCTGGAACTGGCCACAACAGAGGTCTGGAACTGGCCACAACAGAGGTCTGGAACTGGCCACAACAGAGGTCTGGAACTGACCACAACATAGGTCTGGAACTGGCCACAAGAGGTCTGGAACTGGCCACAACAGAGGTCTGGAACTGGCCACAACAGAGGTCTGGAACTGGCCACAACAGAGGTCTGGAACTGGCCACAACAGAGGTCTGGAACTGGCCACAACAGAGGTCTGGAACTGGCCACAACAGAGGTCTGGAACTGGCCACAACAGAGGTCTGGAACTGGCCACAACATAGGTCTGGAACTGGCCACAACATAGGTCTGGAACTGGCCACAACAGAGGTCTGGAACTGACCACAACAGAGGTCTGGAACTGACCACAACATAGGTCTGGAACTGGCCACAACAGAGGTCTGGAACTGACCACAACAGAGGTCTGGAACTGGCCACAACAGAGGTCTGGAACTGACCACAACATAGGTCTGGAACTGGCCACAACAGAGGTCTGGAACTGGCCACAACATAGGTCTGGAACTGGCCACAACATAGGTCTGGAACTGGCCACAACAGAGGTCTGGAACTGGCCA
Above is a window of Procambarus clarkii isolate CNS0578487 chromosome 3, FALCON_Pclarkii_2.0, whole genome shotgun sequence DNA encoding:
- the LOC138368300 gene encoding prophage side tail fiber protein homolog StfR-like, translated to MIAATDAIIAATEAIIAATEAIIAATDAIIAATDAIIAATEAIIAATEAIIAATDAIIAAAEAIIAATEAIIAATDAIIAATDAIIAATEAIIAATEAIIAATDAIIAAAEAIIAATEAIIAATEAIIAATDAIIAATDAIIAATEAIIAATEAIIAATEAIIAATEDIIAAAHGVIAATVTIIAATDAVIAATEATIATTDAIIATTEAIIAATDATIAATVTIIAATDANNSSKQRLS